A single Ziziphus jujuba cultivar Dongzao chromosome 11, ASM3175591v1 DNA region contains:
- the LOC107431911 gene encoding phosphoglycerate kinase, cytosolic isoform X2: MGLLLKPLQETLCFSKFSRNDCWPKFQLNKPCWLIGECAYLLKRHNIKSSLRGNWEAVNHVESSLKHKDSDVFPDVQALRKFPKEELHAKVVLVRFDSTILLSKGADQNVQLASNAFFTIKYLLEAGAKVILVSEWSVKNNLKLFAAEPVADFLSSVLHHKVVPVRCISSEMLSNMESMEKADIFLLDNLSEFKEEVANCAKFSESLASGVDIFVNDSFSQSHKILASTVGVTRFCYASLAGFHFEHSLCQLKKATKNENKPYVAIIGGGKLLDKATALHFLASRCDGLVFVGMMSFQIMKALGLSVPLNLVEHGALKEALNIVQFAQGRNVQILYPKDFWCKNDRFPRQFEIFPAHGILDGWVPVDIGPVSLGEINSLLTKCKKIIWIGPVKFHKAGCTSGASKLAQMLDQLSRSNCDITVIGNMACEAMMKESSSNSVFNMVFNASVVWEYFKRRKLPGVMALDRAYPYDTSWKAAYSDPVQPLAVDIGCGNGLFLIGMAKRRKDWNFLGLEINEKLVKRCLDSVQQLGIRNGHFIATNATSTFRSIVSSYPGKLVLVSIQCPNPDFNKPEHRWRMLQRSLIEAVAELLVPNGKSDIESVSVRMREEFLKYGKGKLLVHEESGDETDQGWLKENPFGVMSDWEQHVIDREAPMYRLMLSKSATTDWSG, translated from the exons atgggTCTGCTTCTGAAGCCACTCCAAGAAACTCTGTGTTTTAGCAAATTTAGTAGAAACGACTGTTGGCCCAAGTTTCAGCTCAACAAACCGTGTTGGTTAATTGGAGAGTGTGCCTATCTTCTGAAACGACACAATATAAAGTCATCCTTGCGAG GCAATTGGGAGGCAGTCAATCACGTTGAGAGCTCACTTAAACATAAG GACTCTGATGTCTTTCCAGACGTACAAGCTCTTAGAAAATTTCCCAAGGAGGAGCTCCATGCAAAAGTTGTCTTGGTCAGGTTTGATTCTACCATTTTGCTTTCCAAAGGTGCTGATCAAAATGTTCAGTTAGCCTCCAATGCTTTCTTCACCATTAAGTACTTACTAGAAGCTGGAGCTAAAGTAATTCTAGTGAGTGAATGGtctgtaaaaaataatttgaaactcTTTGCTGCAGAGCCTGTCGCAG ATTTCTTGTCATCTGTTCTTCACCATAAAGTTGTTCCTGTACGATGCATTTCCTCTGAAATGCTTTCAAATATGGAAAGCATGGAGAAAGCAGATATTTTTCTTCTTGATAATCTTTCAGAGTTCAAAGAGGAAGTTGCTAATTGTGCAAAATTTTCTGAATCATTGGCATCTGGAGTTGATATCTTTGTTAATGACTCCTTTTCCCAGTCTCATAAAATTCTTGCATCCACTGTTGGTGTTACTCGCTTCTGCTATGCTAGTTTAGCTGGATTTCATTTCGAGCATAGCCTATGTCAACTCAAAAAGGccacaaaaaatgaaaacaaacctTATGTGGCAATT ATTGGAGGAGGTAAACTCCTTGATAAAGCAACTGCCTTGCATTTTTTGGCTTCCAGATGTGATGGATTAGTGTTTGTTGGAATGATGTCTTTTCAAATAATGAAGGCTTTAGGGCTATCTGTTCCTTTGAATTTGGTTGAACATGGGGCACTTAAGGAAGCTTTAAATATAGTCCAGTTTGCACAAGGTCGAAATGTACAAATTCTATATCCGAAGGACTTTTGGTGCAAGAATGATCGTTTTCCAAGGCAATTTGAGATTTTCCCTGCTCATGGTATTTTGGATG ggTGGGTGCCTGTTGATATTGGACCCGTATCTTTGGGTGAAATCAACTCCTTGCTTACAAAATGCAAG AAAATTATATGGATTGGTCCAGTGAAATTCCACAAGGCTGGCTGCACCAGTGGAGCATCTAAACTGGCTCAAATGCTTGATCAACTAAGTCGGAGCAACTGTGACATAACTGTCATTGGGAATATGGCATGTGAAGCAATGATGAAGGAATCTAGTTCAAACTCTGTTTTTAATATGGTTTTCAATGCTTCAGTTGTGTGGGAGtatttcaaaagaagaaaacttCCAGGAGTCATGGCCTTAGATAGG GCATATCCTTATGATACTAGTTGGAAAGCTGCCTATTCTGATCCAGTTCAACCTTTGGCTGTTGATATTGGATGTG GGAATGGACTCTTTCTTATAGGAATGGCTAAAAGAAGGAAGGATTGGAATTTTCTTGGTCTGGAGATTAATGAAAAG ctTGTAAAGCGCTGTCTAGATTCTGTCCAACAACTCGGTATAAGAAATGG GCACTTCATTGCAACAAATGCTACATCGACATTCCGTTCTATAGTTTCCAGCTACCCTGGAAAGTTAGTTCTTGTGTCCATACAG TGTCCAAATCCCGATTTCAACAAACCAGAACATAGATGGAGAATGCTGCAAAGGTCGTTAATAGAAGCAGTGGCAGAACTCCTTGTGCCTAACGGAAAG TCAGACATAGAATCAGTGTCAGTGAGAATGAGAGAAGAGTTCTTGAAATATGGAAAGGGAAAACTGCTTGTGCATGAAGAAAGCGGTGATGAAACTGATCAAGGATGGCTTAAGGAGAACCCATTTGGAGTAATGTCAGATTGGGAGCAACATGTTATAGATCGAGAAGCACCAATGTACAGATTAATGCTTTCCAAATCTGCAACTACTGATTGGAGTGGCTGA
- the LOC107431911 gene encoding phosphoglycerate kinase, cytosolic isoform X1, which translates to MGLLLKPLQETLCFSKFSRNDCWPKFQLNKPCWLIGECAYLLKRHNIKSSLRGNWEAVNHVESSLKHKDSDVFPDVQALRKFPKEELHAKVVLVRFDSTILLSKGADQNVQLASNAFFTIKYLLEAGAKVILVSEWSVKNNLKLFAAEPVADFLSSVLHHKVVPVRCISSEMLSNMESMEKADIFLLDNLSEFKEEVANCAKFSESLASGVDIFVNDSFSQSHKILASTVGVTRFCYASLAGFHFEHSLCQLKKATKNENKPYVAIIGGGKLLDKATALHFLASRCDGLVFVGMMSFQIMKALGLSVPLNLVEHGALKEALNIVQFAQGRNVQILYPKDFWCKNDRFPRQFEIFPAHGILDGWVPVDIGPVSLGEINSLLTKCKKIIWIGPVKFHKAGCTSGASKLAQMLDQLSRSNCDITVIGNMACEAMMKESSSNSVFNMVFNASVVWEYFKRRKLPGVMALDRAYPYDTSWKAAYSDPVQPLAVDIGCGNGLFLIGMAKRRKDWNFLGLEINEKLVKRCLDSVQQLGIRNGHFIATNATSTFRSIVSSYPGKLVLVSIQCPNPDFNKPEHRWRMLQRSLIEAVAELLVPNGKVFLQSDIESVSVRMREEFLKYGKGKLLVHEESGDETDQGWLKENPFGVMSDWEQHVIDREAPMYRLMLSKSATTDWSG; encoded by the exons atgggTCTGCTTCTGAAGCCACTCCAAGAAACTCTGTGTTTTAGCAAATTTAGTAGAAACGACTGTTGGCCCAAGTTTCAGCTCAACAAACCGTGTTGGTTAATTGGAGAGTGTGCCTATCTTCTGAAACGACACAATATAAAGTCATCCTTGCGAG GCAATTGGGAGGCAGTCAATCACGTTGAGAGCTCACTTAAACATAAG GACTCTGATGTCTTTCCAGACGTACAAGCTCTTAGAAAATTTCCCAAGGAGGAGCTCCATGCAAAAGTTGTCTTGGTCAGGTTTGATTCTACCATTTTGCTTTCCAAAGGTGCTGATCAAAATGTTCAGTTAGCCTCCAATGCTTTCTTCACCATTAAGTACTTACTAGAAGCTGGAGCTAAAGTAATTCTAGTGAGTGAATGGtctgtaaaaaataatttgaaactcTTTGCTGCAGAGCCTGTCGCAG ATTTCTTGTCATCTGTTCTTCACCATAAAGTTGTTCCTGTACGATGCATTTCCTCTGAAATGCTTTCAAATATGGAAAGCATGGAGAAAGCAGATATTTTTCTTCTTGATAATCTTTCAGAGTTCAAAGAGGAAGTTGCTAATTGTGCAAAATTTTCTGAATCATTGGCATCTGGAGTTGATATCTTTGTTAATGACTCCTTTTCCCAGTCTCATAAAATTCTTGCATCCACTGTTGGTGTTACTCGCTTCTGCTATGCTAGTTTAGCTGGATTTCATTTCGAGCATAGCCTATGTCAACTCAAAAAGGccacaaaaaatgaaaacaaacctTATGTGGCAATT ATTGGAGGAGGTAAACTCCTTGATAAAGCAACTGCCTTGCATTTTTTGGCTTCCAGATGTGATGGATTAGTGTTTGTTGGAATGATGTCTTTTCAAATAATGAAGGCTTTAGGGCTATCTGTTCCTTTGAATTTGGTTGAACATGGGGCACTTAAGGAAGCTTTAAATATAGTCCAGTTTGCACAAGGTCGAAATGTACAAATTCTATATCCGAAGGACTTTTGGTGCAAGAATGATCGTTTTCCAAGGCAATTTGAGATTTTCCCTGCTCATGGTATTTTGGATG ggTGGGTGCCTGTTGATATTGGACCCGTATCTTTGGGTGAAATCAACTCCTTGCTTACAAAATGCAAG AAAATTATATGGATTGGTCCAGTGAAATTCCACAAGGCTGGCTGCACCAGTGGAGCATCTAAACTGGCTCAAATGCTTGATCAACTAAGTCGGAGCAACTGTGACATAACTGTCATTGGGAATATGGCATGTGAAGCAATGATGAAGGAATCTAGTTCAAACTCTGTTTTTAATATGGTTTTCAATGCTTCAGTTGTGTGGGAGtatttcaaaagaagaaaacttCCAGGAGTCATGGCCTTAGATAGG GCATATCCTTATGATACTAGTTGGAAAGCTGCCTATTCTGATCCAGTTCAACCTTTGGCTGTTGATATTGGATGTG GGAATGGACTCTTTCTTATAGGAATGGCTAAAAGAAGGAAGGATTGGAATTTTCTTGGTCTGGAGATTAATGAAAAG ctTGTAAAGCGCTGTCTAGATTCTGTCCAACAACTCGGTATAAGAAATGG GCACTTCATTGCAACAAATGCTACATCGACATTCCGTTCTATAGTTTCCAGCTACCCTGGAAAGTTAGTTCTTGTGTCCATACAG TGTCCAAATCCCGATTTCAACAAACCAGAACATAGATGGAGAATGCTGCAAAGGTCGTTAATAGAAGCAGTGGCAGAACTCCTTGTGCCTAACGGAAAG GTCTTTCTGCAGTCAGACATAGAATCAGTGTCAGTGAGAATGAGAGAAGAGTTCTTGAAATATGGAAAGGGAAAACTGCTTGTGCATGAAGAAAGCGGTGATGAAACTGATCAAGGATGGCTTAAGGAGAACCCATTTGGAGTAATGTCAGATTGGGAGCAACATGTTATAGATCGAGAAGCACCAATGTACAGATTAATGCTTTCCAAATCTGCAACTACTGATTGGAGTGGCTGA